One Streptomyces coeruleorubidus DNA segment encodes these proteins:
- a CDS encoding IlvD/Edd family dehydratase has protein sequence MERLRSAQWYEGQDRNAYIHRAWMRRGVPGDAFTGRPQIAIANTASDLTPCNAHLNEVAASVRNGVYEAGGIPLDLPVVSLGETQVRPTAMLWRNMAAMATEEMLRANPVDGVVLLGGCDKTIPSLLMAAASVDLPAVVVPGGPMLNGTFRGGLLGCGTGVWQLSEEVRAGTLSQEQFTRSESAMIRSRGHCNTMGTASTMALVAEALGTVVPGTAGIPAPDSRLLEAAHHTGRLAVDMVGADRRPGTFLTEASFRNAIVALAAIGGSTNAVVHLLAVAGRLGIDLSLDDFDRIGSRVPVLVDLQPAGRFLMEDFHRAGGLLAVLREVRDLLDPDALTVTGRPLAHYLDDAEIWDGEVIRTRARPLVAEGGIAVLRGNLAPDGALIKPAAASAHLLRHRGRAVVFDSIEDFRARIDDPGLDVDADSVLVLRGCGPKGYPGMPEVANMPLPKKLLARGVRDMVRVCDGRMSGTAYGTVVLHVAPEAAAGGPLALVRTGDFITLDVEARRIDVDVPDGELARRTPDKATVTGFAKPRRGWERLYVDHVLQADTGADLDFLVGSSGSEVTRESH, from the coding sequence ATGGAGAGACTCCGCAGCGCGCAGTGGTACGAGGGACAGGACCGCAACGCCTACATCCACCGGGCATGGATGCGACGCGGCGTGCCCGGCGACGCCTTCACCGGCCGGCCGCAGATCGCCATCGCCAACACCGCCTCGGACCTGACCCCTTGCAACGCGCATCTGAACGAGGTCGCGGCCTCGGTGCGCAACGGCGTGTACGAGGCGGGCGGCATCCCGCTGGACCTCCCGGTGGTGTCGCTCGGTGAGACCCAGGTGCGGCCCACCGCCATGCTGTGGCGGAACATGGCCGCGATGGCCACGGAGGAGATGCTGCGGGCCAACCCCGTCGACGGCGTCGTCCTGCTCGGCGGCTGCGACAAGACGATCCCGTCGCTGCTCATGGCCGCGGCCTCGGTGGACCTGCCCGCGGTCGTGGTCCCCGGCGGCCCGATGCTCAACGGCACCTTCCGCGGCGGACTGCTGGGCTGCGGCACCGGTGTGTGGCAGCTGTCGGAGGAGGTCCGCGCGGGCACGCTCTCCCAGGAACAGTTCACCCGCTCCGAGTCGGCGATGATCCGCAGCCGCGGCCACTGCAACACGATGGGCACGGCCTCGACGATGGCGCTGGTGGCGGAGGCGCTCGGCACGGTCGTCCCCGGTACTGCCGGGATCCCCGCCCCCGACAGCCGGCTGCTGGAGGCCGCGCACCACACCGGCCGGCTGGCGGTGGACATGGTGGGCGCCGACCGGCGACCCGGGACGTTCCTGACCGAGGCGTCCTTCCGCAACGCGATCGTCGCCCTGGCCGCCATCGGCGGCTCGACCAACGCCGTCGTCCATCTCCTGGCCGTCGCGGGCCGGCTGGGCATCGACCTGTCGCTCGACGACTTCGACCGCATCGGCTCCCGCGTGCCGGTCCTGGTGGACCTCCAGCCGGCCGGCCGCTTCCTCATGGAGGACTTCCACCGAGCCGGCGGCCTGCTCGCCGTCCTGCGCGAGGTGCGCGACCTGCTCGACCCCGACGCGCTGACCGTCACCGGCAGGCCGCTCGCCCACTACCTCGACGACGCCGAGATCTGGGACGGCGAGGTCATCCGCACCCGCGCCCGGCCACTGGTCGCCGAGGGCGGCATCGCCGTCCTGCGCGGCAACCTCGCACCCGACGGCGCCCTCATCAAACCGGCCGCCGCCTCCGCGCACCTGCTCCGGCACCGGGGCCGGGCCGTCGTCTTCGACAGCATCGAGGACTTCCGCGCCCGTATCGACGACCCCGGTCTCGACGTCGACGCCGACTCCGTCCTCGTGCTGCGCGGCTGCGGACCCAAGGGCTACCCGGGCATGCCCGAGGTCGCCAACATGCCCCTGCCGAAGAAGCTCCTCGCCCGGGGCGTGCGGGACATGGTCCGGGTCTGCGACGGCCGGATGAGCGGCACCGCCTACGGCACGGTCGTCCTGCACGTGGCCCCCGAGGCCGCGGCCGGCGGCCCCCTCGCCCTCGTACGGACCGGGGACTTCATCACCCTCGACGTCGAGGCCCGCCGTATCGACGTCGACGTGCCGGACGGCGAACTCGCCCGCAGAACCCCCGACAAGGCCACCGTCACCGGCTTCGCCAAGCCCCGGCGCGGCTGGGAACGCCTCTACGTCGACCACGTCCTGCAGGCCGACACCGGAGCCGACCTCGACTTCCTCGTCGGCTCCAGCGGCTCCGAGGTGACCCGTGAGTCGCACTGA
- a CDS encoding zinc-dependent alcohol dehydrogenase yields MRAFVLTGPGAYEVQELPVPVAGPGEVVVDVERVGVCGTDVEFFTGAMAYLHQGHSAYPMRPGHEWAGRVTAVGGGVDPGWLGRRVMGDTMLGCGTCRRCLRGRQHVCEQRREVGIRGGLPGALAEQLAVPASSLHALPDSVDAVLGALVEPGGNALRAARAAAPAPGDRALVLGPGTIGLLVAMFLRASGAEVHLMGTTESSLAFARSLGFEHVWTEDSVPEVPFDAAVDATNAARLPDLALELVEPGGRLVYIGLAGEPSRIDTRTLVLKDVTATGVLSASPGLDATIRAYAAGSVDPRPLVAATVGLDEVGPVLAGERPAGSGPGPKIHVEP; encoded by the coding sequence ATGCGCGCGTTCGTCCTGACCGGTCCCGGCGCGTACGAGGTCCAGGAGCTTCCGGTGCCGGTGGCCGGCCCCGGTGAGGTCGTCGTCGACGTCGAGCGGGTCGGTGTGTGCGGCACGGACGTGGAGTTCTTCACCGGTGCGATGGCCTACCTCCACCAGGGCCACTCCGCCTACCCGATGCGGCCGGGCCACGAGTGGGCCGGGCGGGTGACGGCGGTCGGCGGCGGTGTCGATCCCGGCTGGCTCGGCCGCCGTGTCATGGGTGACACCATGCTCGGCTGCGGCACCTGCCGCCGCTGTCTGCGCGGGCGTCAGCATGTGTGCGAGCAGCGGCGGGAGGTCGGCATACGCGGGGGCCTGCCCGGGGCACTGGCGGAGCAACTCGCCGTACCCGCCTCCTCGTTGCACGCCCTGCCCGACTCCGTCGACGCCGTGCTCGGCGCTCTTGTGGAGCCCGGCGGCAACGCCCTGCGCGCCGCTCGGGCCGCCGCGCCGGCGCCCGGGGACCGCGCCCTCGTTCTGGGCCCGGGGACGATCGGGCTGCTGGTGGCGATGTTCCTGCGCGCGTCCGGCGCCGAGGTGCACCTCATGGGCACCACCGAGAGCTCCCTGGCCTTCGCCCGCTCCCTGGGCTTCGAGCACGTGTGGACGGAGGACTCCGTGCCGGAGGTGCCCTTCGACGCGGCCGTCGACGCCACGAACGCCGCCCGGCTGCCGGACCTGGCCCTGGAACTGGTCGAACCCGGGGGCCGCCTGGTGTACATCGGGCTGGCCGGCGAGCCCAGCAGGATCGACACGCGCACGCTCGTCCTCAAGGACGTGACCGCGACAGGTGTCCTGTCCGCCTCCCCCGGCCTCGACGCCACCATCCGGGCGTACGCCGCCGGATCGGTCGACCCCAGGCCGCTCGTCGCCGCCACCGTGGGCCTGGACGAGGTGGGCCCCGTCCTCGCCGGCGAGCGCCCGGCCGGCTCCGGGCCCGGCCCCAAGATCCATGTCGAACCCTGA
- a CDS encoding ATP-binding protein — protein sequence MVLPLGKQAADRPGADEQATVRFGAAWDDGAASAVDARLALRAFLAHGPHTALARIPASLAVDAELVVSELVTNAIRHAPGPCELILRLFRGQLAITVWDTSAEQPTVRKGDRFRVGGHGLRLVHTVSERVAVAPRARGKQITAYLRLAPHDHASATAGAGAGAGAGRTVLAAG from the coding sequence ATGGTCCTCCCGCTTGGGAAGCAGGCGGCAGATCGACCGGGCGCGGACGAGCAGGCCACAGTGCGTTTCGGCGCGGCCTGGGACGACGGCGCGGCAAGCGCCGTCGACGCACGCCTGGCCCTGCGCGCCTTCCTCGCCCACGGCCCGCACACCGCCCTCGCCCGGATTCCGGCCTCTCTGGCCGTGGACGCCGAACTCGTCGTCAGCGAACTGGTCACCAACGCCATCCGGCATGCTCCCGGCCCCTGCGAGCTGATCCTGCGCCTGTTCCGGGGACAGCTGGCCATCACCGTGTGGGACACCTCGGCGGAGCAGCCCACGGTGCGCAAGGGGGACCGGTTCCGCGTCGGCGGCCACGGACTGCGCCTGGTGCACACGGTCAGCGAGCGGGTCGCCGTGGCACCCCGGGCCAGGGGAAAGCAGATCACCGCCTACCTGCGGCTGGCCCCGCACGACCACGCGAGCGCCACTGCGGGTGCCGGTGCCGGTGCCGGTGCCGGGAGGACCGTGCTGGCCGCCGGCTGA
- the proP gene encoding glycine betaine/L-proline transporter ProP → MAAPDNDESVDPAAVRRHRVLFRAIEKRRHPKLRRSDITVTDDAAVKRATKAAALGNAMEWYDFGIYSYLASTIGKVFFPSGNDTAQLLSSFATFAVAFLVRPLGGMVFGPLGDKVGRKRILSLTMIMMAVGTFAIGLVPSHAVIGLWAPALLIFFRLVQGFSTGGEYGGASTFIAEYAPDKRRGFFGSFLELGTLAGYVGASGLVVVLQTLLSDDQMLAWGWRIPFLVAAPLGFIGLYLRLKLDETPAFQKLEGGQVKASEAAEAVETSAAADLGKIFTRYWRPLLLCLALVAAYNITDYMLLSYMPTYLSDELGYGTNHGLLILLLVMVLQMCVINQVGRLSDRFGRRPLLMAGMLGFLFLSVPSFLLIRQGSVVLIALGLLLLGLSLVTMLGTMSAALPAIFPTHVRYGSLSVAYNLATSIFGGTTPLVITALISAFDSTLMPAYYSTGAAVIGVIAVLCMKETANKPLAGSPPSVETQAEAAEIVEARAPRPRF, encoded by the coding sequence ATGGCGGCGCCCGACAACGACGAGTCGGTGGATCCCGCAGCCGTGAGACGACACCGGGTGCTGTTCCGGGCGATCGAGAAACGACGCCATCCGAAGCTGCGCCGCAGCGACATCACCGTGACCGACGATGCGGCGGTCAAGCGCGCCACGAAGGCCGCCGCCCTCGGCAACGCGATGGAGTGGTACGACTTCGGCATCTACAGCTACCTGGCCTCGACCATCGGGAAGGTGTTCTTCCCGTCGGGGAACGACACCGCCCAACTGCTCAGCTCCTTCGCGACGTTCGCGGTGGCCTTCCTGGTGCGTCCCCTCGGCGGAATGGTGTTCGGGCCGCTCGGCGACAAGGTCGGCCGCAAGCGCATCCTCTCCCTCACCATGATCATGATGGCGGTGGGGACCTTCGCCATCGGCCTCGTCCCCTCGCACGCCGTCATCGGTCTCTGGGCCCCGGCCCTGCTGATCTTCTTCCGGCTGGTGCAGGGTTTCTCGACCGGCGGGGAGTACGGGGGCGCCTCGACGTTCATCGCGGAGTACGCGCCCGACAAGCGGCGCGGCTTCTTCGGCAGCTTCCTGGAGCTGGGCACGCTCGCCGGCTACGTCGGGGCCTCCGGCCTCGTCGTCGTCCTCCAGACCCTCCTCAGCGACGACCAGATGCTGGCGTGGGGCTGGCGCATCCCCTTCCTGGTCGCGGCTCCGCTCGGCTTCATCGGCCTCTATCTGCGGCTGAAGCTGGACGAGACGCCCGCCTTCCAGAAGCTGGAGGGCGGCCAGGTCAAGGCGAGCGAGGCCGCCGAGGCCGTGGAGACCTCGGCCGCCGCCGACCTCGGCAAGATCTTCACCCGGTACTGGCGGCCGCTGCTGCTGTGCCTCGCGCTCGTCGCGGCGTACAACATCACGGACTACATGCTGCTGTCGTACATGCCGACGTACCTGTCCGACGAGCTGGGCTACGGGACCAACCACGGGCTGCTGATCCTGCTGCTGGTGATGGTGCTTCAGATGTGCGTCATCAACCAGGTCGGGCGGCTGTCGGACCGCTTCGGGCGCAGGCCGCTGCTGATGGCGGGGATGCTCGGGTTCCTCTTCCTGTCCGTGCCGTCCTTCCTGCTCATCCGGCAGGGCAGTGTCGTCCTGATCGCCCTGGGGCTGCTGCTGTTGGGGCTCTCCCTGGTGACGATGCTGGGCACGATGTCGGCGGCGCTCCCGGCGATCTTCCCCACCCACGTCCGGTACGGCTCCCTCTCGGTCGCCTACAACCTGGCCACGTCGATCTTCGGCGGTACGACTCCCCTGGTCATCACCGCCCTGATCAGCGCCTTCGACTCGACCCTCATGCCGGCCTACTACTCCACGGGCGCCGCGGTCATCGGCGTCATCGCCGTCCTGTGCATGAAGGAGACAGCCAACAAGCCCCTGGCCGGCTCCCCGCCGTCCGTGGAGACGCAGGCCGAGGCCGCGGAGATCGTCGAGGCCCGGGCCCCTCGGCCCAGGTTCTGA
- a CDS encoding DUF5701 family protein, protein MPDTTPDTSTVLPALPALSAQAERLIELGVHEIAGLSADEIRRFAAETDGEAGALLAVHPDRAPASALAPLLRRDDKPGFVVVDMPDVDEFAPSAVELPDAPLYVVTGVDRGDHMANWSPDEALPALTAEDRTPLLLTEGIHWVLQEPAVLERNRCFMTIGSRLRKADGSLDARTPAIWISNGTGRDGRERRNAPKVGWCWWNNRHTWLGFASTTGRRA, encoded by the coding sequence GTGCCCGACACCACGCCCGACACGTCCACCGTCCTCCCCGCACTCCCGGCCTTGAGCGCGCAGGCCGAGCGGCTGATCGAGCTGGGGGTGCACGAGATCGCCGGGCTGTCCGCCGACGAGATCCGTAGGTTCGCCGCCGAGACCGACGGCGAGGCCGGCGCCCTGCTGGCCGTGCACCCGGACAGAGCCCCCGCCTCCGCCCTCGCCCCGCTGCTGCGCCGCGACGACAAACCGGGCTTCGTCGTCGTCGACATGCCCGACGTCGACGAGTTCGCGCCGAGCGCCGTCGAACTGCCCGACGCCCCGCTCTACGTCGTCACCGGCGTCGACCGCGGTGACCACATGGCCAACTGGAGCCCGGACGAGGCACTGCCCGCCCTCACCGCGGAGGACCGCACGCCGCTGCTGCTCACCGAGGGCATCCACTGGGTCCTCCAGGAGCCGGCGGTCCTGGAGCGCAACCGCTGCTTCATGACCATCGGCTCCCGGCTGCGCAAGGCCGACGGCAGCCTGGACGCCCGTACCCCGGCGATCTGGATCAGCAACGGCACCGGGCGCGACGGCCGGGAGCGGCGCAACGCCCCGAAGGTCGGCTGGTGCTGGTGGAACAACCGGCACACCTGGCTGGGCTTCGCCTCCACGACGGGCCGCAGGGCCTAG
- a CDS encoding alpha/beta fold hydrolase, which translates to MPYITVGQENSTAIDLYYEDHGSGQPVVLIHGFPLDGHSWERQTAVLLDAGYRVITYDRRGFGQSAQPTTGYDYDTFAADLNTVMETLDLRDAVLVGFSMGTGEVARYVSRYGSGRVAKAAFLASLEPCLLKSDDNPQGVAPKEFFDGIVAAVKADRYAYYTDFYKDFYNLDENLGTRISEEAVRNSWNVAAGGGFFAAAAAPSTWYTDFRADIPAIDVPALILHGTGDRILPVEGTARQFHKALPAADYVEIEGAPHGLLWTHAEEVNSALLAFLEK; encoded by the coding sequence ATGCCGTACATCACCGTGGGCCAGGAGAACTCCACCGCCATAGACCTCTACTACGAGGACCACGGATCCGGTCAGCCGGTCGTCCTCATCCACGGCTTTCCGCTCGACGGCCACTCCTGGGAGCGGCAGACCGCCGTACTGCTCGACGCCGGCTACCGCGTGATCACCTACGACCGGCGCGGTTTCGGGCAGTCCGCCCAGCCGACGACCGGCTACGACTACGACACCTTCGCCGCCGACCTGAACACCGTGATGGAGACCCTCGACCTGCGGGACGCCGTCCTCGTGGGGTTCTCGATGGGCACCGGCGAGGTCGCCAGGTACGTGTCCCGGTACGGCTCGGGCCGGGTCGCCAAGGCCGCCTTCCTCGCCTCGCTGGAGCCCTGCCTGCTCAAGTCCGACGACAACCCGCAGGGGGTCGCCCCGAAGGAGTTCTTCGACGGGATCGTCGCGGCCGTCAAGGCGGACCGCTACGCGTACTACACGGACTTCTACAAGGACTTCTACAACCTCGACGAGAACCTCGGCACCAGGATCAGCGAGGAGGCCGTCCGCAACAGCTGGAACGTCGCCGCGGGCGGCGGCTTCTTCGCGGCGGCCGCCGCGCCGTCGACCTGGTACACCGACTTCCGGGCCGACATCCCGGCGATCGACGTGCCCGCCCTGATCCTGCACGGCACGGGCGATCGCATCCTCCCCGTGGAGGGCACCGCCAGGCAGTTCCACAAGGCTCTTCCGGCCGCCGACTACGTCGAGATCGAGGGCGCCCCGCACGGACTGCTGTGGACCCACGCGGAGGAGGTCAACTCGGCACTGCTCGCCTTCCTGGAGAAGTGA
- a CDS encoding phosphotransferase: MEDFLTSDQIDARKSRALAAAVAAGRDLGLTVTDARVLYDVFSVVVHLAPSPVVVRVPTVLPSYSDPELQAARQRLELDVVGWLAEQGHPVIPPSPLVPREPVQRDGFSMTFWQFVELDQSVEPDYVHNSGLVADLHAALRSYPGELPFLSAAEPRFVSEGLAALEGRPDLLEPADLDRARREWDILEPLVSSRAEFEAAFPGIEFQPIHGDSPAANIVSATDGELYSDFELTTFGPVEWDLAALGPECEAAYNAAAERRGLRRLDEGVLRVVNAVGMSRAVACLALAPQLPLLVDALRPAVEQWRTMPFAGGLGG; this comes from the coding sequence ATGGAAGATTTCTTGACGTCCGATCAGATCGACGCCCGTAAGTCCCGCGCTCTCGCCGCGGCCGTCGCCGCGGGTCGTGATCTGGGGCTCACGGTGACCGACGCGAGGGTGCTCTACGACGTGTTCTCCGTCGTGGTGCACCTCGCCCCCTCGCCCGTGGTGGTGCGGGTGCCGACCGTCCTGCCGTCGTACTCCGACCCCGAGTTACAGGCGGCGCGGCAGCGGCTGGAGCTCGATGTGGTGGGATGGCTCGCGGAACAGGGGCACCCGGTGATTCCGCCGAGTCCGCTCGTGCCGCGGGAGCCCGTGCAGCGGGACGGTTTCTCGATGACGTTCTGGCAGTTCGTCGAACTGGACCAGAGCGTGGAGCCCGATTACGTGCACAACTCCGGCCTGGTCGCCGACCTGCACGCCGCGCTGCGCTCGTACCCGGGTGAGCTGCCGTTCCTGTCGGCGGCCGAACCGCGGTTCGTCTCCGAGGGTCTTGCCGCGCTCGAGGGGCGGCCCGACCTCCTGGAGCCGGCCGACCTCGACCGCGCGCGGCGCGAGTGGGACATCCTGGAACCCCTCGTCAGCTCACGCGCGGAGTTCGAGGCGGCGTTCCCCGGCATCGAGTTCCAGCCGATCCACGGTGACTCCCCCGCGGCCAACATCGTCTCCGCCACGGACGGCGAGCTGTACTCCGACTTCGAGCTGACGACGTTCGGACCGGTCGAGTGGGACCTGGCGGCTCTCGGCCCCGAATGCGAGGCCGCCTACAACGCGGCCGCAGAGCGCCGGGGTCTGCGGCGGCTGGACGAGGGTGTGCTGCGCGTCGTCAACGCCGTGGGCATGTCCCGCGCGGTGGCGTGTCTCGCACTCGCGCCCCAACTGCCGCTGCTCGTGGACGCGTTGCGGCCGGCCGTCGAACAGTGGCGGACGATGCCGTTCGCCGGTGGCCTGGGCGGCTGA
- a CDS encoding Lrp/AsnC family transcriptional regulator, producing MDALDRKILTELQLDGRLTVTELAARVKLSVSPCHRRLRDLEREGAIRGYRAVVDPAAVGLNFEALVFVTLHWEDADTVSAFEKGVAAVPHVLQAQRLFGDPDYLLRVATTDLAAFQQLYDQQLARLPGVQRLNSTLVMKHVVDDRPLPE from the coding sequence ATGGATGCCCTGGACCGGAAAATTCTCACCGAGCTACAGCTGGACGGCCGTCTCACGGTCACCGAGCTGGCCGCCCGCGTAAAACTGAGCGTCTCGCCCTGCCACCGCCGCCTGCGCGACCTGGAACGCGAGGGCGCGATCCGCGGCTACCGGGCCGTCGTGGACCCGGCAGCCGTGGGTCTCAATTTCGAGGCGCTCGTCTTCGTCACCCTGCACTGGGAGGACGCCGACACCGTCTCCGCGTTCGAAAAGGGCGTGGCCGCCGTCCCGCACGTGCTCCAGGCACAGCGCCTGTTCGGCGACCCCGACTACCTCCTGCGCGTCGCCACCACCGACCTGGCCGCCTTCCAGCAGCTCTACGACCAGCAGCTCGCCCGACTGCCCGGCGTCCAGCGCCTGAACTCCACCCTCGTCATGAAACACGTCGTCGACGACCGGCCCCTGCCCGAGTGA